In Arachis hypogaea cultivar Tifrunner chromosome 17, arahy.Tifrunner.gnm2.J5K5, whole genome shotgun sequence, a single window of DNA contains:
- the LOC112767313 gene encoding uncharacterized protein, whose amino-acid sequence MDEDSGCELSCNKPKLDYFLCCNICGYVDVNGWIKIYEHMFQISYALKGRNKTRFLLPHSFEQNTPSLNQGKTLAATTATGRSRVCRRLSQSEDCLLESSCVTVRGVLEVFDLFAVTSRTCTASSLSSTAVVLSLLFVAIYRSQGFVSKEWLFEEFLFVLLALSKSNPLFAVFFLAWRPSSIGFILLAIVLSPSPSRSVYSLPWKTDGAFCIKQWISGLLPTLGILANELDADHLVDFIHRL is encoded by the exons ATGGATGAAGATTCTGGGTGTGAACTATCTTGTAATAAGCCAAAGTTAGATTACTTCCTATGCTGCAACATATGTGGTTATGTTGATGTTAATGGTTGGATTAAAATTTATGAACATATGTTTCAAATCAG TTACGCGCTTAAGGGGAGAAACAAAACGCGCTTCCTCCTTCCTCATTCCTTTGAGCAGAACACGCCCAGCCTCAACCAGGGAAAAACCCTAGCCGCCACCACCGCTACAGGGAGGAGCCGTGTTTGCCGCCGTCTGTCGCAGTCAGAGGATTGTCTCCTCGAGTCTTCGTGCGTCACAGTCAGGGGAGTTCTTGAAGTCTTCGATCTGTTCGCAGTCACCAGTCGCACGTGTACCGCTTCTTCCTTGAGCTCGACGGCCGTCGTGTTGTCGCTGTTGTTTGTCGCCATTTATCGCAGTCAGGGGTTTGTCTCTAAGGAGTGGCTGTTCGAGGAATTTCTCTTCGTACTGTTGGCATTATCCAAGTCAAACCCCCTGTTCGCTGTCTTCTTCCTCGCTTGGCGACCATCCTCCATTGGATTCATCCTGCTCGCCATCGTCCTGTCGCCGTCGCCCTCTCGAAG TGTATATTCCTTGCCATGGAAAACGGATGGAGCTTTTTGCATCAAACAATGGATAAGTGGCCTTCTTCCAACCTTGGGTATTCTG GCTAATGAATTGGATGCTGACCACCTTGTTGATTTCATACACAGACTGTAA